The following nucleotide sequence is from Ignavibacteria bacterium.
TTCGATATTAAATTCATTGGAAGATTTCAAATCGACTGGTAAGCCGCAGCCGCAAGAAGGAGTCGCTCAACCTGTTGCTTCCGATAAAGATCCTTTTCGGGTCTTTATGGTTAATGTAATTCTGGATAACTCGGGGACGAAAGAGTGTCCTGTTATAATCGAAACTTCTCCAACCTTTAACAATTTATTTGGTTCGATCGAAAAATCGTACGAAGGGGGCGGCTATTGGTATTCCGATTTTATGTCGATTCGTGCTGGTTCGCTGCTGCGTGCAAATGGCGGATATTTGGTCTTGAATTCTTTTGATACTTTAACCGAGCCTGGTGTATGGAAAACTCTTAAACGAGTTCTTCAATATAGAAAACTGGAGATCCAAGATTTTGCCAGTTCATATTTATATTATTCATCGAATTTGAAACCAGAACCGATAGACATGACAGCTAAAGTGATTTTTGTCGGAAGCGAAGAAATCTACTATATCCTAAGCAACTACGAAGAGGATTTCAAAAAAATATTCAAGATCCGAGCGGATTTCGATCATGAAATGCCGAATACTGATAAAGCATTAATTGAATTAGCCGGACTTGTAAAAAAATTATGCGAAGAAGAGCAGCTGCTTCCTTTTGATAAAACTGCAATTGCATCACTTGCAGAATATTCTGCGCGCTACTCAGGAAGTAAGAATAAATTAACAGCGAGATTTTCTGTTGTTGCAGACTTAGTCAGAGAAGCAAATTTCTGGGCGAAAGATGTAGGGGCTGATGTTGTGAATTCCGAATATGTTGTCGAAGCATACGAAAACTCTCTGCAGCGTCATGCTAGAATTGATGAAAAAATTGATGAGATGATTGCAGAAGGAACTTTGATCATAGATTCTGATGGAACAAAGATTGGGGAAATAAACGGTCTCGCTGTTTATGGAATTGATCACTTTGCTTTTGGCAAACCGTCTAAAATAACAGCAAATGTTTCTGCCGGAAGTGCGGGAATAATTAACATCGAACGTGAAGCAAAACTTTCCGGCAAATCCCATGACAAAGGTGTACTCATTCTTTCTGGATATCTCAGAGAAAAATTTGGACAGCAAATTCCACTTTCATTTTCCGCTAGTATTTGTTTTGAGCAATCTTACAGCGGAGTTGATGGCGACAGTGCATCCTCAACGGAGATCTATGCACTGCTTTCCGCTCTGAGTGAAATTCCTTTAAAACAATCAATCGCAGTTACAGGATCGGTAAACCAAAAAGGATTGATCCAGCCGATCGGAGGTGTAAACGAAAAGATTGAAGGATTCTACAAAGTCTGTAAAAAAAGAGGACTTGACGGCTCCCATGGTGTAATTATTCCGGTACAAAATGTAAAAGACCTGATGCTCGACAATGAGATAATAGAAAGCGTTAAGAAGAAAAAATTCTCAATTTACTCAGTCAACTCAGTCGAAGAGGGAATAGAAATACTTACAGGAGTAAAAGCCGGCCAAAAAAATAAATTGGGTAAATGGGAAACGAACTCAGTCTTCTATTACGTAGATAAAAAGTTTAACGAACTTTATAAAAAAACAAAACCGAAAACAGCTTCAAATCCTAGAGTTAAAATAAAAGCGAAATCCCGCGCACGCCGGAAGAAGTAAGCTATAGTGGAAAAATTCATTAAGACGAAAATACTCTCGACTGTCGGACCCGCTTCAAGTTCTGCTGAGATACTTGAAAAAATGATCCTCGCTGGCGTTGATGGTTTCAGATTGAACTTCTCGCATTCTGATTTAAATTTCTTTAAACAAGTCATTTCACATATTCGGGCAATTTCAAAAAGAAATGACAAAACTGTTTCGATACTTGGAGATCTGCAAGGTCCAAAAATTCGGATAGGAAAAATTCTCAATGGAGAGATTGAATTAAAATCTGGGCAAAGGATTACAATAACAAATAAAGATGTTATCGGGAATGAAAAACGAATCTCTACGAACTACCGAAGTCTGCCGAGTGAAGTAAGTCCCGGTGATAAAATTTTGATCGATGATGGTCTAATTAAGTTAAAAGTTAAATCCAAAAATCGTTCAGACATTCTTTGTGTGGTTATTGATGGAGGGCTTCTAAGGGAAAAAAAAGGATTAAATCTTCCAGGCGTAAAGCTTAAGACAAAATCAATCACAAAAAAAGATTTTACCAATATCGATTTTGCTATTGAGAATAAACTTGATTTTCTTGCTTTGTCGTTTGTGCGTTCACCCGATGACGTTATTAATCTAAAAAAGATATTGAGAAGAAACGGATCCTTGATCCCAGTAATTGCAAAAATCGAACTGCTGGAAGGGGTAAATAACTTTGAAAAGATTTTGAATGTGTCGGATGGGATAATGATTGCACGCGGCGATCTCGGAGTCGAGCTTGAACCTCAGGAAGTGCCGGTGATCCAGAAATTGATCATTAAGCGGTGTATTGAAGAAAGAAAACTTGTAATTACCGCAACGCAAATGCTTGAAAGCATGGTGAGCAATCCTCTTCCTA
It contains:
- a CDS encoding peptidase yields the protein MAKKLAKARKYTPLLPSELRWTCSPEIFDFETTRQLEPIEGIIGQERALKALRLGVDLYSPGYNIFVTGLSGTGKATTIQKILERINPNCPVPMDYAYVNNFSCPEMPRLLILPAGVGALFSNAMDSMIDYLIEKIPTLLEDESYTSRRKSIMDEYAKEEKSMMLEFEEIIKKDGFSLGQIQMGQYVRPDVFPLIEGQPIPIQQLGEKVKEQKITQAQADDIIEKYQDFEIDLQELFKKGLKLSQQYQEKLIKLEQETVSILIDSAISDLKEKFNFEKVHQYLNEVHDSILNSLEDFKSTGKPQPQEGVAQPVASDKDPFRVFMVNVILDNSGTKECPVIIETSPTFNNLFGSIEKSYEGGGYWYSDFMSIRAGSLLRANGGYLVLNSFDTLTEPGVWKTLKRVLQYRKLEIQDFASSYLYYSSNLKPEPIDMTAKVIFVGSEEIYYILSNYEEDFKKIFKIRADFDHEMPNTDKALIELAGLVKKLCEEEQLLPFDKTAIASLAEYSARYSGSKNKLTARFSVVADLVREANFWAKDVGADVVNSEYVVEAYENSLQRHARIDEKIDEMIAEGTLIIDSDGTKIGEINGLAVYGIDHFAFGKPSKITANVSAGSAGIINIEREAKLSGKSHDKGVLILSGYLREKFGQQIPLSFSASICFEQSYSGVDGDSASSTEIYALLSALSEIPLKQSIAVTGSVNQKGLIQPIGGVNEKIEGFYKVCKKRGLDGSHGVIIPVQNVKDLMLDNEIIESVKKKKFSIYSVNSVEEGIEILTGVKAGQKNKLGKWETNSVFYYVDKKFNELYKKTKPKTASNPRVKIKAKSRARRKK
- the pyk gene encoding pyruvate kinase — translated: MVEKFIKTKILSTVGPASSSAEILEKMILAGVDGFRLNFSHSDLNFFKQVISHIRAISKRNDKTVSILGDLQGPKIRIGKILNGEIELKSGQRITITNKDVIGNEKRISTNYRSLPSEVSPGDKILIDDGLIKLKVKSKNRSDILCVVIDGGLLREKKGLNLPGVKLKTKSITKKDFTNIDFAIENKLDFLALSFVRSPDDVINLKKILRRNGSLIPVIAKIELLEGVNNFEKILNVSDGIMIARGDLGVELEPQEVPVIQKLIIKRCIEERKLVITATQMLESMVSNPLPTRAEASDVANAVFDGTDVVMLSAETSIGKDPLRVVNVLNKILSRAEEVEVDHQFEFSKLERDDAHIQSIGKAVALIANEINASAIIPITLSGFTAIVLSKFNPKSRILAITVNYQTCRLLNMYRDIQSFVIPKIGDTDQTIIKAKSLLLRNKQIEKKNTVVFVGSLRSTTKHVTNMIKIETV